From the genome of Malus sylvestris chromosome 6, drMalSylv7.2, whole genome shotgun sequence, one region includes:
- the LOC126625316 gene encoding nucleoside diphosphate kinase III, chloroplastic/mitochondrial-like: MRSQICRSASRAARSVLSAPKASSRSYSEGRAVATAAAVALGSKAPFFASSFGRAGSDNASKGWISGAIAVPAAAYMLVDQEVHAAELERTFIAIKPDGVQRGLIAEIISRFERKGFKLVGIKVVVPTKDFAQKHYHDLKERPFFSGLCDFLSSGPVIAMVWEGEGVIKYGRKLIGATDPQKSEPGTIRGDLAVVVGRNIIHGSDGPETAKDEINLWFKPNELVSYTSNQEKWIYGEN, translated from the exons ATGAGGTCTCAGATTTGCAGATCCGCTTCCAGAGCTGCGAGGTCCGTCCTCTCTGCTCCCAAGGCCTCCTCCCGCTCCTACTCCG AAGGGCGAGCTGTAGCTACCGCAGCAGCAGTAGCGCTGGGTTCGAAGGCTCCTTTCTTTGCTTCAAGTTTTGGAAGAGCTGGTTCTGACAATGCATCTAAAGGATGGATTTCTGGAGCCATTGCCGTTCCTGCAGCAG CTTACATGCTCGTCGACCAGGAGGTTCATGCTGCAGAG TTGGAACGCACATTCATTGCTATCAAGCCAGACGGAGTTCAAAGAGGACTG atTGCAGAAATCATATCTCGATTTGAGCGGAAAGGTTTTAAACTTGTAGGCATAAAAGTGGTTGTTCCTACAAAGGATTTTGCGCAAAAGCATTATCATGATCTGAAGGAGAGGCCATTCTTTAGCGGCCTCTGTGACTTCCTTAGTTCCGGCCCTGTTATTGCAATG GTTTGGGAAGGAGAGGGTGTGATCAAGTACGGTAGAAAACTTATTGGAGCTACAGACCCCCAAAAATCAGAACCCGGAACTATCAGAGGCGATCTAGCTGTTGTTGTCGGAAG AAACATCATCCACGGCAGCGATGGTCCGGAGACTGCCAAGGACGAAATCAACTTGTGGTTTAAACCAAATGAGTTGGTTAGTTACACCAGCAACCAAGAGAAGTGGATCTATGGAGAAAACTaa